The DNA region TGTGAAAGGAGAATATAGTGATAGCACTAAGTCTAAGTAATGTAGTAGATGATgtcacccgcagtcctatgtaacacaacaCGCTGgtaaaacttaaatgtattttctccttcgtctcattgggggacacagaccgaatggcttggagaaaaggattttaaggtgagtacacaaaaatccctatttattgggattttatgtgacaccaacacattggatggagacgtctgtgatcagtAATTTTCACATCTTGTTACAGATTCTCTGGGATTTGGTTCTGGATGGTGATTGGGCCGATCACACACAGGAATATGCTCTGATCTCAACCCTCCtttgtagctctggcaggatgttgagggtcattgtcctgctggaagttgAACCTATGCtctagtctcaagtcttttgcagcctcaaaCAAGTTTTCCTCCAGAAttaccctgtatttagctccatccatcttaccATCAATTCTGACCAGCTTCTTTGTCCCCGCTGaaaaaaagcctccccacagcaggatGCGGCCACCACCGTGTGGGAGGGTGGGGTTGGTGTTTTCAGGGAGATGTGCAGTGTTTTCTGCAACACATAACATTTTGAATTTAGCTCAAAAAGTTCTCCTCTGGTCTCATAATTAGAAAACCATCAATTATTTCCTTCagacttcacaaatacttgttactttgtgttggtattacataaaatcccaataaaatacatataACTTTGTGGGTGCAATGTGAAAAACTGAAGAAAAGTTCATggcgtatgaatactttttcaaggaacTGTATGCAgcactacagataacacagtgataactctctgagtacaggtaaTATGTCACACATTACATATATTCCTATGTGACAACCACAGATATCATAGAGTTCAATATCAGACCGCTCCTCGTATCTCAAAACTGTGATTGTTACAAGAATTAAATATTTTCAAAAACTTGTAACTACAGAGTTTATATTAGAAAATGTTTAGGATTTTAGTATCCTATTATTGGCCTATACTGTATTAGTAAAAACCATCAATGATTGACCAGTCGGGGTCTCGCCTCTGAAATCCCTGCACAATGAAGGGCCATGACAAATAAACCAAAGAGCTACAATGCCAGGCACAACCTCTCCTGAAGATCGGTTGGCTGATGATTAAGAATTGGTCATCAATGTAACAGGCCTAGAGAACATCAAAATTAAGCTTAAACTCGAGTGTTTGTTTTTGTAGGATGCCACCTTAAATGGGAAGATGTTGAATATCACGGGCACTCATCCATCGCTCCTGACCTTGAACTTTGGTCCAATGACTGAACTGAAATATCTCTACAGCACGATCACATTCCTTGGTTTTCTCATCATTGTTGTCTCCAACTGTGCCGTCATCTCCACCGTGGCCTTAAATAAGAGTCTCCAGGAGCCCATGTACATCTTTATATCTTTCCTCTGCCTCAATGGACTCTACGGGAGCAGCTCCTTCTTCCCAAATTTATTTCTAAACTTAATAAGCAAAACACAAACCATCTCCTATGTGGGTTGTCTAGCTCAAGTCTTCGTCATTCACACATACATGGGTGGAGAACTGGCCTTCCTGACAGTCATGGCGTATGATCGATACTTGTGTATCTGCCACCCCTTAAGATACAACACAATCATGTCCTTGTCTATGGTTCTGAAGCTCATCTTTGGGGCCTGGTCATTCATTATTTGTTTATTTACAGTTCACTTTGCATTGACCATTAGGCTTCCGCTTTGCGACTCTTTCATCCTGAAGATCTACTGTGATAACTGGTCCGTGGTGAGGTTGTCCTGCATTGACACAACGGTCAACAATATTTATGGGCTCTTTATCACTGTAGTGATTATAGTCCTGTTGCCAGTAATAATCTTCATTTCTTACATTGAGATTCTAAAAGTCTGTATCAGGGCCTCTAAGGACTTCCGATCCAAGTCTCTACAAACATGTACTCCACACTTAGTGACCATCACTAACTTTGTCATCAATGTGTTATTTGAGATCTTGCTCCATCGTTTCAGTCCCACCAACCTATCCTATGAGCTGAGAACAGTAATGTCATTGcagtaccttgtaattccaccaatTCTGAACCCTCTGATCTATGGATGGAAAACCAGGGAAATAAGAGTGAAGTTGATGAAACTTCTGTCCTCAAAACTGATGACGTCACAATAGAAAACTGATATATGGACATCATAAATGGGACTGCATCATCGAAGGGGCAAAAGCATCTTTTCCATATTGGTAGTTCTTCTACCCTTTTATTACTATTCCATATATTGGTTTTAGTAGATATAATGTCTCAATATTTAAGTTGCACAGATAGTACCAGGCTTCACATATGTGATTACCACATTCTTCCTATATGGAGACAACTTCCCTTGAAATGATCTATTTACGGTACTTCTTATTTGTCGGAAAAGAAGTTGATCTGTTACATTGCTATAACTATTaaatatctattatccatctatttatctattatctatctgttatttatctatcatttatctattatctagtatctatctattatctagtatctatctattatctgttatatatgtattatctattatctatctattatctatctattatctgttatatatgtattatctattatctatctattatcaatcatctagtatctattatctatccatctatcatctatctatctgtcatctatctatctattatctatctatctatctgttatctatctatctgttatctatctattatctatgtattaatcATCGGTGATGATTTTCAGTTACCTACAACAGATGTCAATGATGAGTTCCGCAGTAGTATTTGTTCACTGTGTTCTTTACCGTTCTGCTAACACCAGTGATCATTGATGACCCTACACAACCCCATGTTATATCTGTGCTGTGCTCATGCTGGGGTTGTTAGTGCGGTCACAACAAAGCcacacatctcctgcctgtccatcatgttctATAGTGTGCTCTTCCTGCCACTTCCAGTAGACAAATATTATTTAGATGACACCGCACACTCTAGTAATTACATATGCAAAATAGTGTAAATGTATTCCACATGAACAGCACTTGGGAGCAAAATACAAATATATAGTTAGCGACCAAGATAGTAACAagacgtttcgactctcccgagtctcACTCATATAATCGCTAAAAGACAAAACAGAACAAGGGTAAATATAAGCATGGAATATGTCCATATATACCGAGTACATGCAAAAAGCAACATCAATCATCCCGCTCTGTGTATGCACATTGTGTTACTGCGCCGGCGTGTCGGTAGTTAGGGAAGCTAGCTATGTGTTCATAGTTAAGGCGGCCATATTGCGCAAGCTCTGCTCTGTAGAGGGTGTGTGTTAAAGTACCAGATGATGAAGAGCAAGGAGATGGACAAGTGAACAATGGGGTTTATATGGATAACGGATAAACCAATTAGAAGGGATGACTAGTGATATAGAATGGAGAGTTAAATCATgaataattgaaaaataaaaaataatatatagaaaaataaaaaataaataagattaaataaaaaaatgaaaataagagaaatataatggggaaaaaaatgaaagatgaaaaataaaaataggaaCAAAAAAAATTCAATGTAAAAATGAGCAATAAAAATGGAAACAAACATTGTTATTATGAGGttgcaaaaatatataaatatataaatatataaataactgTGGATCCAAGGTCAGCGGAACAATGCAGGTACGCAGTGGTGTAagataacaaaagaaaaaacacGAGTATAAATAAGATACAAATTAgaggtaaggaaaaaataataaaaatataaaaataaaaataaggataTGGTGACAAAAAAGTGCTATGGTAATAACTCACCAATACGATGTGCATTCAGCGggtctaaaaaaacaaaacatatggcTAGTGCTAATGTTTAGCAAACATGCCCGTCTATTTCCTTATTCAGACCCCTAGGCGAGAGGGTGTCTAAAGTGTGTATCCAGAAGGTTTCTCTAGATTTTAGTAATGTAATGTGGTTACCTCTTCTTCTAGGGCGTGGGACTTGTTTGACTAACTGAAATTTAAGCTGAGCTACAGAATGTTTAAAGGTAATGAAGTGATCAGGGATAGGGAGCCATATTTTGTCACAACGGATGGTGGACTTGTGGCTGGCTATGCGATCCTTGACATGTGGTCTCACCAACATATAAAAGACCACAAGGGCACTTAATGACGTAAATCGTGAAGTTAGTTTTGCAGGTAAAAAAGCCCTGTATGGGATACGATTTCCTTGTCCTGGGGTGAGTGACATTATCAGATTTGATGATGCTCGAGCATGCTGCACAATTGAGGCATGGACAGGTGCCACGCTGTCGGCTGGCGAGAAAACTCTGTGTGGTATGTGGTTGTGTGCTACCAATGTCTGCCTGTACCAATTGGTCCTTGATGTTCTTAGGTCTCCTCATACTCATTAAAGGTGGTGACTGAAATGATTCCACAGAAGGGTAGGCTTTGTGCAAAAGGGACCAATGTTTTCTGATCATTGAGTATATTTTTGGCATAAAGGGATGGTGTGTGTGTACAAAAAGTAACCTCTCCTTGGGTTGTATGTGGGGAGGTGGAGAATGTGGGGAGATGATACCTGATTTTTTCTGGTCCAAAAGTTTGGAAGGATACTGTCTTTCTTGGAATTTAAGAGCCATGGTGTCCAATCTACTTTGACGTACGACAGGGTCAGTTACAATACGAATAACTTGCTTAAATTGCGATCGTGGGAGACTGTTTTTTGTTGTCACTGGGTGACAACTGGAATAATGTAATAAGTGATTACAATCTGTGGGTTTTGTGAATATGTCAGTTGTGAGATTACCATTAACATCTTTGACAACTAAGGTATCAAGAAATGAGATTTTATGGGTGTCATAATGAATTGTAAACTGGAGCTTTGGAGAGATGGAGTTGAGATAAGCAAAAACCAGACCAATGTTTCGGCTGTCCCTGTCCAGATGAGGAAGATATCATCTATGTAACGGACATAGTTGTTGGCATGTGCTATGAAAAGCTCATTCTCGTACACATGCTCAATTTCAAATTGGTTCATAAATGCATTGGCATAGGCCGGGGCTAAatttgagcccattgcggtcccacaTGTTTGGACATAGTATGTGTCCTGGTAAAGAAAGAAGTTCTCATAGAGGATGAGTCTGAGGAGCTTCATACATAGTTGGATGGCATTTCTAGGCATATTGGACCTTTCAAACAAAGATTTGGTGGCTGAGATGCCTTTTTCGTGTTCAATGGAAGTGTACAGGCTATTAACGTCAAGTGTTACCAATAAACTGTGGGTGGGTATACAATGAAGTCCTTTGATGATTTCAAGAAACTGTCCTGTGTCAAGTACAAATGACCTGGTTGTTCTAGTTAATGGAGTTAATGAACTTTCTCTAAGAAGATGGAAAGTGGTGAAAGGATGGAATTGGTAGAAACCACAATGGGCCTGCCTAGAGGATTGTTGAGTGATTTTTGAACCCTTGGTAGGATGTAAAAAACAGGTGTGATTGGGTTCGGATTCTGGAGGAAAGTAGCTGTATTTTGATCAAAAGTGTTATTATTAAGGTAAAACCCAATAAGGTCCTGAATTTTCTTATTGATCCTGAAAGTGGGATGTCTCAAAATAATTTGGTAAGTCTCAGTGTCAAAGTTATCTGATTTCGTTACAATATTGGACCCGATCCATTATAATAATGGCACCACCCTTGTCTGCGGGTTTTATTATGATGTTCTCGTTTGAATGGAGGGAATTGAGGGCCTGTTTCTCTTCCAGAGTAAGGTTTTTATGCGTAAAGAAAAATCCCAACCGTAGTTCTTGTGCAAGTGACTTGACCTCGCGGTCAACAGTGAAATAAAAGTTTCGGTAGCGTGATAAGTGTGAGGAGGAGAGAAAGTGCTTGGGTTACGAAGACCCAAGGTCTACGTGTACTACATGTCCCCTACCCACAAAGGAGAGATATGAGAAACCAAAAACTGCTCTCCAAAAAAAACCACATTTTGTTAACTGTTTTCTAGAACGCAATCTATTGAGACTGGGGGTTCGGTATCAGGCTTGGCCGCATGCTACAAAGGCTCCCATAACAGATCCCAAAGAATGTTTGTCATCCTGTCTGAAATTAAACAACGGAATATAAAACCTCCCTCTCCACACCTCTCTTCATCAAATCAATTTATTTAACCCTGGATTTCTAGTTCAGTGATTTGCACAAAAAAAACGTATATACACTCGCTGGAAATTTTTCATTTTGCAGTGGAGCCACTACACACATCGATGGATCATCTCGACAAAGTTTCCTCCACCATGAGACTTATTAGCGCTGTCACCCCAATTTCCACAAGATGTGAATTTTTGCTGCATCCACCTTACAGCGCTTCTTACTTATACATTCTGCCCTTGCTGCTGTTTTGCTGTGGGGCCTGGGTGGACCAACACAGCTAAATTAATCATGGAGCTATTAGGGTCGTTATTTGTCCACCCTGTCGTACCTTCTTACCAGTGGGCTATTCTTCGAAGAAGCAGAACCTCCTTGCAGTGTAGACATTTTGAGGACTTCTTATCTCCACTGCCGTATCACCTACAGGCACCGATGTGGAGCCCATCACTGGGTCCTACCCCTACTTGCCCAACATCATAACAGGCAGATTATATAATAGATTTCAAGCAGTCCATCAGCATTAGGACTTTAGCGAGGGGCGAACAACAGGCTGAagggcgtagacccaaatccaggaTTGTCCTGCTGTATCTGAGATGGTTTGGAGCTTTGAATGTATTTTTTGCTCATTCATTCATAGCTATAGCAGGAAGAacttatttatttttacataactTTCTCTACtcctattttttgtgtgttttctgcagTTGTTTGCACCAAACtgtacaataacaatcttctctgattgtgtttttgcagcattttttatgttttcctatatttgatgcatttttgatgcagatttaaagcagtatgtatgtgttttttacaggacagaaaatatttgattctgcacttaaaaaagcatgtcttttttacattttttttccggCTCCTCATAGATTATGGAAGCCTATAGGAAAAAAAATACGCCACAACTGCACCATTCAGCAGCTTCTTTAGACGCAGAGTGAAGTTGTCGTGAAACTGCATCAAATTCGATTGACCAGTTAAACATACCAGGTATATGCAGAATAAATGCAGTCTTTATGCTTTGGGCTCATTCcctcttgcgatgaaatcggatgagtccaatccaataaaaaatcagattgaattcggaccaatgttattctattatTGTGTGTTAATCTGCGTTTAATTCCAGCTCGAATCGGATcatgatcggactggaaaaaagtcgCAGCATGCACAATCGGAAATCCGATCGCATtcagcaatagaagtcaatgggcgcgagaaaaaaaaaatcgcacagcactcggaccatgtga from Ranitomeya variabilis isolate aRanVar5 chromosome 3, aRanVar5.hap1, whole genome shotgun sequence includes:
- the LOC143817832 gene encoding olfactory receptor 52D1-like → MLNITGTHPSLLTLNFGPMTELKYLYSTITFLGFLIIVVSNCAVISTVALNKSLQEPMYIFISFLCLNGLYGSSSFFPNLFLNLISKTQTISYVGCLAQVFVIHTYMGGELAFLTVMAYDRYLCICHPLRYNTIMSLSMVLKLIFGAWSFIICLFTVHFALTIRLPLCDSFILKIYCDNWSVVRLSCIDTTVNNIYGLFITVVIIVLLPVIIFISYIEILKVCIRASKDFRSKSLQTCTPHLVTITNFVINVLFEILLHRFSPTNLSYELRTVMSLQYLVIPPILNPLIYGWKTREIRVKLMKLLSSKLMTSQ